CTTCGCACACTTTGGGTAGGGAGGTACTTGAGCTCATGTCGGATGATGAGCCAGTGCAGTTGGGGGAAGTCACTCCTGGACCTGATGATAAAACCTTTAGGGTTAAGCTCCATTTAGACgttcgtagtgcattgcggatccgcaatatacccggccggcacccccatagaaatgcctcttcttgtccgcaattctgcagctgcggaccggaagatcggggctgcgctccggaaatgtggatgcggacagcacactgtgtgctgtcccgaactcttccggccccatagagaatgaatgggtccgcacctgttccacataattgcggaacggatgcgaccCATTCtatggaagtctgaatggagccttaagaaAAGACTCTGCTTTTTCCGTGGTAAAGGGAgacattttgttaacgtatgtccttatgttaaacgtcaaggtgaaaaagagagaaaacgaatgtgtttagtcctcttcttactcttggtagtgtgagtGTCACGGCGGTGTAACAGTCTCAGTGTTATTTCGCCGTTACACGATAGCCGTGCATTTGTGAACTGCTCTTGTTTCCCCTGTTCCGTCCCTGTCTGGTGCGTGATGGGTTAACTACTGGCTCGGTGTGGCCACTAGGAGTTTATTAGCCTGTGGCTTCCAggatggagtcagttgtactccagcatttgttggtgctggagctttgctcctttccTAGGTGTtacatctgcccagtccttgagtgccacctagtgggacatcaatGTCTCCCTGATGTCATCTTCCCTGCCGATCCCATTTATATGTTTGGTGTCGTTTTTGTTTGGGTTGGTGTTATATGTCtggttgttgttacatgtctggtggtgtctgttgtccagcatgtttgctagacattcccctgtctgtctgtgccttcgAAACAGGGCctcagggttccccggaggggggcgCCACAAGTCAGtaagcagctctgcctggggccgccatgcatcctgtctgcatggggtccaggcagttactggtgtGCTGGATTCCTGTGTAGATTGTTTGTGCTGTGTCCTGTTGGGTGAACGGGTTACAGTACTGTTGCATGGGGTCCAGTCGTCGTTGTTTGCAGCGACAGGTAAGTGCGTGTTTCTGGGATTTTACCTGACGATCCAGTGGCTGTtcactgcctttcccttccttgCATCTAGGCCGTTTGAGACTCTTGTTCTTcagtgtcttggaagaacaggtcgtctcaccCCTGCTCTTATtccagggattatcagggcgactcctGGGTATAAGCCGTCCTACCATTTGGGTCCGCTTATACAGTTAGTAGTCAGAGCTAGGATTAGGGAAGCTCtaggtggtgacctgctcccgTCTGCTCCCCATTGTACgttggggagtttcccccactccccaccatgacagtgGGTGAGTAATATTAGgatgtacttttgtcatttaccggtagtacccgatttcacctgcctgccaaggtgggactagactccaaaactgtgggaattgaagtatttattgacagtggggcaggggttaacttaGTGGATGGCCAGTTCAtccgtatgcatggtttgacaacaagcgcactagacaaaaatatttcggtgtttgcgattgattccaCCCCACTCTCACAAAAGTGTTTgtcacaaatggtgcaggacattcgcCTAAAGGGGAGAGATTCTCATCAAgaatccattttgtgttttgtgctggagggtctgcctgctcctctggtgctaggtttaccgtggttatccaaacataaccctaccattgattggcaagcgagacagattcttgattggagtgatttttgcatagacaactgttttagcacgtcgctttctgttgtaactactAAAATAGTACATTCTTTTATtttggatttttctgatgtattctctaaaTGTGGAGACTaggagttacctccacatcgggagtatgattgcccaaGTCTcgattgtataatctttctgaacccgaaagagtagccatgcgagaatatatcaccgagagtttggctaaaggtcatattaggccatccaaatcaccagtggatgcagggttcttctttgttaaaaaaaaaaaaaacgacggaactcttaggccatgtttggacctCCATAAGCTTAATCGCATTGTCTGTGATCCCTATGCCCTGTCTTTGATCCCAACTCCTAGGGCcttccagggtctccagggctaaggtttcggtgtatgagtatttccaccttcagggtctactcatactggcacgagtcagggagaggtctagggattcttGTGAGGTCACCATCCcactcccttagctttgaggcctagactccagtctattccttctgtgtgttatcccctccccattacccATGACACGTATAAATGGCTACAAGAAACATTTTCAGGCTGTCATTAATgccaaagggtgtgcaaccaagtattaattaGGGGTGCCTTTATTGCTGCACATTCTGTTTATTCTGTTTCTTCTTTGAAATTACAACATATAATTtgaaaaacaatattttattGTTGTATTACTTTGGATCACTAATTAAAAAATCATGAGGCTATAACTTTGGTACATGTCCATTTATTTCTGAAGATATTGTACAGTCTATGAAAAAAATTAAGGGGTGGCAATAATGGTGAGCAGCACTGTCTGCAGTAAAGGAGTATTCTGGTTGTTTGaagctatcccctatccacaggataggggataaccattAGATCAGTTGTCCTactcctgggacccccaccgatcattagaatgggggccctgtaccccctgcagcccccctgaaatgaatggagtggctagTCAGGCATGCATGtggctgctccattaatttctaatgGAATTCCGGAGCTAGCCAAGTGCAGTTCTCACCtatctccatagaaattaatggagcagccaACGAACAGCGTGATGGAAaagaaaatcaaaatggccgattcatcTTTTTTGCGTTGCTTCACCTTCTGCAAAAAATTTTATAACGTGATCAAAGCTATACACACTCCActagtatcaataaaaattacagattgccctgcaaaaaaagagccctcacACAGGTCTGTAgacataacttaaaaaaaaaaaaaatatgtatggaGGTCAAAATATGgccatgaaaagaaaaaaataactttttccaaagtttttagttttttcagtattaaaactgaagaaaaactatataagggCACATGCGCATGACCATTggatgttttgtggtccgcaaattgcggatccacaaaacatggataccaatcgtgtgtattccgcattttgtggaacagaagggccggcccctaatagaacagtcctatcgttgtctgtaatgcggacgataataggatatgttctatttatttgtggAACAGCCATATGgacgcggaatgcacacagagtaatttaagtttttttttgcgtccctattgaactgaatggttccgcatattgGACGcccaaaaaacatttgtgtgcatgagccctaagtgagaATGCTGTAGacacgaaacccataaaactgtggtgaaatttgttttttttccagcttcccactacattgtatgccactaGAACGTCCAACTTTTCCCACAAAAGCAAGTcctcatatggccatgttaatggaaaaataaaaaaagttatggatctggGAAGGCTGGGGgtaaaaaacggaaacggaaaaagaaaagaaaagaaaatacccATTTCCTGAAAATGTTAAGTAGAAGGTCTATGCACACAGCATTTTCATTCTTGACCAAGCTATTCTTGATTCGTAAGATCTGTCCACGCTCTGTAGGCTGTATAGTGAGACTGTATATAGGCACCATCACGGCTGACATTCCCATTTATCTTCTCGCTTCCCGTTTCTTCTTCAGGACCATCATATTTACTCCAAACAGAACACTTCATAGTAGAaaagtacatttattttttatatcaaagCATTTCACTGGTGAtcgtaaaaatataaatatgtaaCTATGCCCCCCATATAACTTCATACTTCTAGTATTTGTGGCTTTTCCccaaaatggactgtttgcaccCCTGCATGACAAAGCAGGGTACTAATAGGCACTTGGTCATATCTGTTCATATCACGATGCAGGAAATGGACTCTGTTACCTGCAACAAAAAACAAGAACATCAATAGACATAAAAAACTGTGATATCCCCATGCCAACAGACTCTAAAATATAATGAAGGTTTGTGATGTCACCGCTCATCTCAAAGTTTCCAAACTGTATTCCAAAGCATTCCTCCTGTTGTGAAGAAATAGCAGGGGTCTGACTTAGCAGAAACTTCTGTGGGGCTTGACAGGAAATGGGAGTGCCTAATATCTGCCATTTTACTCCAAAATTTTTGTACAATTTTGGCATAAAAATATGTCTCAAAGTAAGctgaccaatagttggtatagagttagaGAGAAGTGTCCATCCCCGCACCAGATTTATCAGCCTGAGCccatgtgataaatctggtgcaggtctacacagTCTGTCACAGTATCAGTTCCATGGCTGTTTTTCTATAACCTCAATATAAAATCAGTACTGTGCATGAACGCCTCAGATCTCACTGCTGTGTATTCTAATGCCTCCTTCCCTCCCAAAGATTCCTGCATTGGTGAATAATTCAATCTATAATCACTGTTATGAGCATTTTCTATGCTTACACTCAAATGACTCTTCACAGAGCTACCTGGAGACCGGCCATCATCCAAAGGCTCCTTATCCTCGTGCTCCTTTGCAACTCCACTGGCACATGTGAAGTATCCACCCTGCATTTGGCTGGAATATTTATTGCAGCAAATAAACCATACTTCTGTCTCTTTCAACCTTACATACCTGGCCCTACTATTAATGCTCCACCTTGTTGTGCTGGATCCCCTTGGAAATCAAAAGCAGGGCTTTGTATTGCTCTCCAGAGGCTTTTGATGCTTCCAGTGATCATGTTCGATTTCACATGGGGGCTTCTTGCTAAAAAACAGAATCATACTTCTTCATTAACCCTctaaacaacaacaaaacaacaTTACCGATGAACACTATCTCTCGTGATTTCTACTGTGCGTCCCACCTGGTTCTGACCTCGGCTCATCTTTTGAGCACTCTCTGTATCTTGTTTTCGTACTGCTttgtcctcctggttc
This portion of the Bufo gargarizans isolate SCDJY-AF-19 chromosome 1, ASM1485885v1, whole genome shotgun sequence genome encodes:
- the PRXL2C gene encoding peroxiredoxin-like 2C isoform X2 gives rise to the protein MATESFPVIQQIGRSTDANNTDVWNAMYHPDLELAATCLVRDQNGNSLEFGDLYRDRKAIIIFVRNFLCYTCKEYVEDLAKIPKSFLQQFCALTRYNHEIYVDTNRDIYCKLGMKKGESSSSARSPHVKSNMITGSIKSLWRAIQSPAFDFQGDPAQQGGALIVGPGNRVHFLHRDMNRYDQVPISTLLCHAGVQTVHFGEKPQILECSVWSKYDGPEEETGSEKINGNVSRDGAYIQSHYTAYRAWTDLTNQE